A part of Armatimonadota bacterium genomic DNA contains:
- a CDS encoding Nif3-like dinuclear metal center hexameric protein, with the protein MPTVGDALAALEELAPSRDAFSFDKVGLQVGDPMRPLRSLATTLDATESAVAWAVDQGADLVVSHHPLVWEPLTALRWDTRKGRVLRLLTERGVSLIAAHTNWDCAKGGVSDALAARLELSDVRPFGSSAVGPAWKLVAFVPVESAEAVIDAVSLAGAGRIGEYARCAFVHEGTGTFLGGPDSNPVIGRPGRIETVRESRIECIVPDGAVWAVETALVAAHPYETPAYDFVRLRDASGRPVGRIGRLTAPMSYAAFAGLVDGALSTRSVRWGQEGDVTHVAVCGGAGDDDWAAAAKAGADVFVTGEVRHHNTVEASEVVRLVQAGHYATEQPGVEALAVALEAKLGVRAKVYVPEPGVDGRPLAH; encoded by the coding sequence GTGCCGACCGTTGGTGACGCCCTTGCCGCCCTAGAAGAACTGGCCCCGTCTCGCGATGCGTTCTCGTTCGACAAGGTCGGCCTCCAGGTGGGCGACCCTATGCGACCCTTACGGTCTCTCGCCACGACGCTCGACGCGACGGAGAGTGCCGTCGCTTGGGCCGTGGACCAAGGTGCCGACCTGGTCGTCTCCCACCACCCTCTCGTCTGGGAACCCCTGACCGCCCTCCGATGGGACACGCGCAAAGGGCGCGTCCTCCGGCTTTTGACCGAGCGGGGGGTGTCCTTGATCGCGGCCCACACGAACTGGGACTGTGCCAAGGGGGGCGTCAGCGACGCCCTCGCCGCCCGGCTCGAATTGTCCGACGTGAGACCGTTCGGAAGTTCTGCGGTCGGCCCAGCTTGGAAGCTCGTGGCCTTCGTGCCCGTGGAATCGGCCGAAGCCGTCATCGACGCCGTCTCTTTGGCGGGAGCGGGCCGAATCGGGGAGTACGCGCGATGCGCTTTCGTCCACGAGGGCACGGGAACGTTCTTAGGAGGGCCAGACTCGAATCCGGTCATCGGACGGCCTGGCCGCATCGAAACCGTGCGTGAATCCAGAATCGAGTGCATCGTCCCGGACGGGGCTGTATGGGCGGTCGAAACCGCGCTTGTCGCGGCCCATCCTTATGAGACGCCCGCTTACGACTTTGTCCGGCTCCGTGACGCCTCCGGGCGGCCTGTCGGCAGGATCGGTCGGCTGACCGCTCCGATGTCCTATGCCGCCTTCGCGGGTCTGGTCGACGGAGCTTTGTCGACACGGTCGGTCCGTTGGGGCCAGGAGGGCGACGTGACCCACGTCGCGGTCTGCGGAGGCGCGGGCGACGACGATTGGGCGGCGGCGGCGAAAGCTGGAGCCGACGTGTTCGTCACGGGTGAAGTGAGGCACCACAATACGGTCGAAGCTTCGGAGGTCGTCCGCTTGGTCCAAGCGGGGCATTATGCGACCGAACAACCCGGGGTCGAAGCGCTGGCAGTCGCGCTGGAGGCAAAACTGGGGGTCCGGGCGAAAGTCTACGTCCCGGAACCGGGCGTCGACGGACGGCCGCTCGCGCATTGA
- a CDS encoding C40 family peptidase: MIISGTLWATALLAGTAYTPPNLHRVGANETFASISKRYSTGYERLMLANPDVKPERLRAGMVVVIPGRIKSKPAAVEAGPGAYIVKNGDTDWSVARRYGIKPSELRTMNPGVKWTALRPGFSIKVPDRQKPTLVAEVVKPTTMTLASTKPTGTSKHKVTSDDNDWIIARGYGITPKQLRAMNPGVDWNRLRPGSTVTVPGKSGSKIARITTKRARVIRDNVVVRSGARPDAGKVVLVEYGRFATVADRIGNYYKVKFSGGTVGWIRGDMLAPVTAEMVARAEEESGVRAVRRRSGEPVIARTAPKSSAKSYVARNSESRRSTPRFDRKPRRTVSSPDYNDVVASNSVDKDGLIGTAMKNMGVHYRWGGTSTNGFDCSGFTSYVYSRHGTRLPRTANEQSHKGQKVAKDELKKGDLVFFKTTRSDRVSHVGIYVGNGKFIHASSGGGKVRINDLSDGYYNKRFAGARRVANGASSSNDEKPSTRSTSSKKKTTEKSEDAVATKPEAAPKKDEGAPTEPKVTKGTDAVGR; the protein is encoded by the coding sequence CGAGCGTCTCATGCTGGCCAACCCTGACGTGAAGCCCGAACGGCTCCGCGCAGGAATGGTCGTCGTCATCCCTGGACGGATCAAGTCCAAGCCCGCGGCCGTCGAGGCCGGGCCGGGCGCCTACATCGTGAAGAACGGGGACACCGATTGGTCGGTGGCCCGGCGCTATGGCATCAAGCCGAGCGAACTGCGGACGATGAACCCTGGAGTGAAGTGGACGGCGTTGAGGCCGGGCTTCTCGATCAAGGTCCCCGACCGTCAGAAACCCACTTTGGTCGCCGAAGTCGTCAAGCCGACGACCATGACCCTTGCGAGCACGAAGCCGACGGGAACGTCCAAGCACAAGGTCACCTCGGACGACAACGATTGGATCATCGCCAGGGGCTATGGCATCACGCCCAAGCAGCTTCGCGCGATGAACCCGGGCGTCGACTGGAACAGGCTCCGACCAGGTTCCACCGTCACCGTGCCCGGTAAGAGCGGTTCGAAGATCGCCCGCATCACGACCAAGAGGGCGCGGGTGATCCGTGACAACGTGGTCGTCCGGAGCGGCGCCCGGCCCGACGCGGGCAAAGTCGTCCTGGTCGAATACGGCCGGTTCGCGACCGTCGCCGACCGGATCGGCAATTACTACAAAGTCAAATTCAGCGGCGGCACCGTCGGCTGGATCCGCGGAGACATGCTCGCGCCGGTGACCGCCGAAATGGTGGCCAGGGCCGAGGAAGAATCGGGAGTCCGCGCCGTCCGTCGGCGTTCGGGCGAACCGGTGATCGCCCGTACCGCGCCGAAGTCTTCCGCCAAGTCCTATGTGGCCCGGAACAGCGAGTCCAGGCGGAGCACTCCGAGGTTCGACCGCAAGCCTCGTCGCACGGTCTCCAGCCCGGACTATAACGACGTCGTGGCTTCGAACAGCGTCGACAAGGACGGACTCATCGGGACGGCCATGAAGAACATGGGCGTCCACTACCGATGGGGCGGGACGTCGACGAACGGGTTCGACTGCAGCGGCTTCACGAGCTACGTGTACTCCCGCCACGGCACGCGCTTGCCGCGTACCGCCAACGAGCAGTCGCACAAGGGACAAAAGGTCGCCAAGGACGAACTCAAGAAGGGAGACTTGGTCTTCTTTAAGACGACGCGCAGCGACCGCGTGAGCCACGTCGGCATCTACGTCGGCAACGGCAAGTTCATCCACGCCAGCAGCGGCGGCGGAAAGGTCCGGATCAACGACCTCTCCGACGGTTACTACAACAAGCGGTTCGCCGGAGCCCGGCGCGTCGCGAACGGTGCGTCGTCTTCGAACGACGAAAAGCCGTCCACGAGATCGACGTCGTCGAAAAAGAAGACGACCGAAAAGAGCGAGGACGCCGTCGCAACGAAGCCGGAAGCGGCTCCCAAGAAGGACGAGGGCGCTCCGACCGAACCCAAGGTCACAAAGGGCACCGACGCCGTCGGACGCTGA